In one window of Prosthecobacter fusiformis DNA:
- a CDS encoding RNA 2'-phosphotransferase, translated as MNDELTTRRSKFLSLVLRHEPERAGLRLDSAGWVSVTDLLAGCATAGRPVTLEELDHVVKTNAKKRFEFSADGTRIRASQGHSVEVELEYAAKVPPTVLYHGTATRFLDSIREKGLLKMQRHHVHLSAETQVTLQVGARHGIPVLLHVHAEAMHQQGYVFYQSTNGVWLVEHVPVEFIVFP; from the coding sequence ATGAATGACGAACTAACGACACGAAGAAGCAAGTTTCTCAGCCTGGTGCTGCGGCACGAGCCGGAGAGGGCGGGGTTGCGGCTGGATTCGGCGGGCTGGGTTTCTGTGACCGACTTGCTGGCCGGATGTGCGACGGCAGGCAGGCCGGTTACGCTGGAGGAGCTGGACCATGTGGTGAAGACGAATGCAAAGAAGCGTTTCGAATTCAGCGCGGATGGCACCCGTATCCGCGCCAGCCAGGGTCACTCTGTGGAGGTGGAGCTGGAGTATGCGGCCAAGGTTCCGCCGACTGTTCTTTACCACGGGACGGCGACCCGGTTTCTAGACTCCATCCGGGAAAAAGGTCTGCTGAAGATGCAGCGTCATCATGTACATCTCTCCGCTGAAACGCAGGTGACCCTGCAAGTGGGTGCGCGGCATGGAATCCCGGTGCTGCTGCACGTCCACGCGGAGGCCATGCATCAGCAGGGATATGTCTTTTACCAAAGCACGAATGGCGTGTGGCTGGTGGAGCATGTGCCGGTGGAATTCATTGTGTTTCCGTAA
- a CDS encoding polysaccharide lyase, whose translation MKRALTFLCLASCASAATPAEVGIALSKAVAFYHTKASSHGGYVYRYSADFTLREAEGIPGPDTIWIQPPGTPAVGMAFLDAYEATQDEACLKAAVDAAHAVTRTQLTSGGWDYSGHFDTANRQKHLYRRDTEGRLIDRKKFPQGEAGWHIWRQREHKDTNYSTVDDDVTQAATRLLIRVDHALGGKDEEIHEAADYALNAIINAQYPAGGWSASFDTWPASPPPADKYPVKPGNYPADWPRKWPKDFTGCYVLNDNTHATLMSTLLLAWQLRQDEKYLAAAKRGGDFLVTAQMPDPQPAWAQQYDADMQPVWSRAFEPSSVSGRESQAAMWALLKLSAVTGDKKYLPPVAKAVAYLRKSLLPGNKLARFYELQTNKPLYFERGEGGKGFELTYSDKKASSNYGWVWDSELDAIETIGRKIFRDELVVFPRTEKERWSYPPTDKDIASILSEQKPDGSWTETKDERGIMRDANGKKISPKGGVIYSDTFVQNVRALSAWMKMKGAKS comes from the coding sequence ATGAAACGTGCCCTCACCTTCCTTTGCCTCGCCTCGTGCGCCTCGGCCGCCACCCCCGCCGAGGTCGGCATCGCCCTCAGCAAAGCCGTCGCTTTTTATCACACCAAGGCCTCCTCCCACGGCGGTTACGTTTATCGTTACAGTGCCGATTTCACCCTGCGCGAGGCGGAGGGCATTCCCGGCCCGGACACCATCTGGATCCAGCCTCCCGGCACCCCAGCCGTCGGCATGGCCTTTCTTGATGCTTACGAAGCCACCCAGGATGAAGCTTGCTTAAAGGCCGCCGTGGATGCCGCCCATGCCGTCACCCGCACCCAGCTCACCTCAGGCGGGTGGGATTACTCCGGCCATTTCGATACCGCCAACCGCCAAAAGCACCTCTATCGCCGCGATACGGAGGGCAGGCTGATTGACCGCAAAAAATTCCCTCAGGGAGAGGCCGGCTGGCACATCTGGCGGCAGCGGGAGCACAAGGACACCAACTACTCCACCGTGGATGATGATGTCACCCAGGCCGCCACCCGCCTGCTCATCCGGGTGGACCACGCCCTCGGCGGTAAGGATGAGGAGATCCATGAAGCGGCAGATTATGCCCTCAATGCTATCATCAATGCCCAGTATCCAGCTGGTGGCTGGTCGGCCAGTTTTGATACCTGGCCCGCCTCGCCACCTCCTGCGGACAAATACCCCGTCAAGCCAGGCAACTATCCCGCTGACTGGCCGCGCAAATGGCCCAAAGACTTCACTGGCTGTTATGTCCTCAATGACAACACCCATGCCACCTTGATGAGCACCCTGCTCCTCGCCTGGCAGCTCCGGCAGGATGAAAAATACCTCGCTGCTGCCAAACGTGGCGGCGATTTCCTCGTCACCGCCCAGATGCCAGATCCCCAGCCCGCCTGGGCCCAGCAATACGATGCCGATATGCAGCCCGTCTGGAGTCGCGCCTTTGAGCCTAGCTCCGTCAGCGGTCGCGAATCCCAGGCCGCCATGTGGGCCCTGTTGAAGCTCAGCGCCGTCACTGGCGATAAAAAATACCTGCCCCCCGTGGCCAAGGCTGTCGCTTATCTACGCAAGTCCTTGCTCCCCGGTAACAAGCTCGCTCGCTTCTATGAACTTCAGACCAACAAGCCCCTCTACTTCGAGCGTGGTGAAGGCGGCAAAGGTTTTGAACTGACCTACAGCGACAAAAAAGCCTCCTCGAATTATGGCTGGGTTTGGGACAGCGAGCTGGATGCCATCGAGACCATAGGCCGCAAGATCTTTCGCGATGAGCTCGTCGTGTTCCCCCGTACCGAAAAAGAACGCTGGTCCTATCCTCCCACCGATAAAGACATCGCCAGCATCCTCAGCGAGCAAAAACCCGATGGCTCCTGGACTGAGACGAAGGATGAGCGCGGCATCATGCGCGATGCCAACGGCAAAAAGATATCCCCTAAAGGCGGCGTCATCTACAGCGATACCTTTGTCCAAAACGTCCGCGCCCTCAGTGCCTGGATGAAGATGAAAGGAGCCAAGTCATGA
- a CDS encoding response regulator transcription factor — protein MKILIAEDDDHTREALREVLSMEGYELVTASDGLQAIDFFRATRPDFVCLDVMMPGQNGYEVCKQIRKMDENVPILFLTAKAEEIDTVLGLELGADDYMTKPFGVKEIIARIRAILRRTAARAGAAPREEDFTMDDLRIVSAELRAYRDGTEIQLSPRDVKVLNLLYQRRGKVVDRNTMADEVWGVDYFPESRALDQHISQLRKRVEKDPANPRIIRTVHGAGYRFE, from the coding sequence ATGAAGATCCTCATCGCCGAAGACGACGACCACACCCGCGAAGCCCTGCGCGAGGTCCTCAGCATGGAAGGTTACGAGCTGGTCACCGCCAGCGACGGCCTCCAGGCCATCGATTTCTTCCGCGCCACCCGCCCGGACTTCGTCTGCCTGGACGTCATGATGCCTGGCCAAAACGGCTACGAGGTGTGCAAACAGATCCGCAAGATGGACGAAAACGTCCCCATCCTCTTCCTCACCGCCAAGGCCGAGGAAATAGATACCGTCCTCGGCCTGGAGCTGGGTGCCGATGATTACATGACCAAGCCCTTCGGTGTAAAAGAGATCATCGCCCGCATCCGCGCCATCCTCCGCCGCACCGCCGCCCGTGCCGGCGCTGCTCCTCGTGAGGAAGACTTCACGATGGACGACCTCCGCATCGTCTCCGCCGAGCTTCGTGCCTACCGTGACGGCACCGAGATCCAGCTCAGCCCTCGCGATGTAAAAGTGCTGAATCTCCTCTACCAGCGCCGTGGCAAGGTCGTGGACCGCAACACCATGGCGGATGAAGTCTGGGGTGTGGATTACTTCCCCGAAAGCCGTGCGTTGGATCAGCACATCTCCCAGCTTCGCAAGCGCGTGGAAAAAGACCCCGCCAATCCCCGCATCATCCGCACCGTCCACGGTGCCGGCTATCGCTTCGAATAG
- a CDS encoding alpha-amylase family glycosyl hydrolase: MSDRKAALQKIKVIPGMGCMVQPKGAAFRVWAPHADSVSVVGTFNKWDPQACPMQREEGGTWFALVEEAEEGQGYLYHIRNGEKEFTRPDPRARCMENSIGNSLVWKSRRDAAGGEFTPPTMDEMIIYEMHIGSFHVHEGAAHGTFSTAIEKMDYLKDLGINAIELMPVAEFAGDMSWGYNPACPYAIESAYGGPEGLLAFVKAAHDHGIAVIMDVVYNHFGPSDLGLWQFDGWSENEKGGIYFYNDQRSSTPWGDTRPDYGRGEVRSYIRDNAIMWFEEYGVDGLRWDMTVFIRSCQGNPGHPDDDLSEGWGLMQWVNDEIHAHYPQAITIAEDLRDSEWMVKDTGAGGAGFRSQWNADFVHPVRAVMIQAEDQHRNLEALQSALTCCFDGDAFKRVIYTESHDEVANGKARLPSEIVPSDASALPARQRANLGAVMVYTAPGIPMIFQGQEFLTDEWFRDDVPLDWSRTEEFQGVVQIYRDLAKMRRNFEGCTAGLMGQNIHVHHVEHGRKVLGYRRWREGGSGDDVIVILNLGHQPADDIRIGVPSSGLWRIRFHSDAQVYGGDLAGHPCVDAMATEGDWEGHPFSITLALGSYAAAVLSQDPGEKAA, from the coding sequence ATGAGCGATCGCAAAGCTGCCCTGCAAAAGATCAAAGTCATTCCTGGCATGGGCTGCATGGTGCAGCCAAAAGGTGCCGCATTCCGTGTCTGGGCACCACATGCAGACAGCGTGTCGGTGGTAGGCACTTTTAACAAATGGGATCCGCAGGCCTGTCCCATGCAGAGGGAGGAAGGTGGCACTTGGTTTGCCTTGGTGGAAGAGGCGGAGGAAGGCCAAGGCTACCTTTATCACATTCGCAATGGTGAAAAGGAATTCACCCGGCCGGATCCCCGTGCCCGGTGCATGGAAAACTCCATTGGCAATTCACTCGTCTGGAAGTCGCGACGCGATGCTGCCGGTGGCGAATTCACTCCGCCCACCATGGATGAAATGATCATCTATGAAATGCACATCGGTTCCTTCCATGTGCATGAGGGTGCCGCTCATGGCACCTTTTCCACCGCCATCGAAAAGATGGATTATTTAAAAGACCTCGGTATCAATGCCATTGAACTCATGCCCGTGGCGGAATTCGCCGGCGACATGTCCTGGGGTTACAATCCTGCCTGTCCTTACGCCATCGAGTCCGCCTATGGTGGGCCAGAGGGACTGCTGGCTTTTGTTAAAGCCGCGCATGATCACGGCATCGCCGTCATCATGGATGTCGTTTACAATCACTTCGGCCCTTCAGACCTCGGCCTCTGGCAGTTCGATGGCTGGTCAGAGAATGAAAAAGGCGGCATCTATTTCTACAATGATCAACGCTCCAGCACCCCTTGGGGGGATACCCGTCCCGACTATGGACGCGGCGAGGTCCGCTCTTACATCCGCGACAATGCCATCATGTGGTTTGAAGAATACGGCGTGGACGGCTTGCGCTGGGACATGACCGTCTTCATCCGCAGCTGTCAGGGAAATCCCGGCCATCCTGATGATGATCTCTCCGAAGGCTGGGGCCTCATGCAATGGGTCAATGACGAAATCCACGCCCATTATCCTCAGGCCATCACCATTGCTGAAGATCTTCGGGACAGTGAATGGATGGTCAAGGATACCGGGGCTGGTGGAGCTGGATTCCGCAGCCAGTGGAATGCTGATTTTGTCCATCCCGTGCGTGCCGTCATGATCCAGGCCGAGGACCAGCATCGCAATCTCGAGGCCCTTCAATCCGCCCTCACCTGCTGCTTTGATGGCGATGCCTTCAAACGTGTCATCTATACCGAATCACACGACGAAGTCGCTAACGGCAAAGCCCGTCTTCCGTCTGAAATCGTTCCTTCAGATGCCAGTGCACTGCCTGCCCGCCAAAGGGCAAATCTCGGTGCTGTCATGGTCTATACAGCTCCTGGCATTCCTATGATTTTTCAAGGCCAGGAATTCCTCACCGATGAATGGTTCCGTGACGATGTACCTCTGGATTGGTCACGCACGGAGGAGTTTCAAGGCGTCGTTCAAATCTATCGCGACCTAGCCAAAATGCGCCGGAACTTTGAAGGCTGCACCGCAGGTCTCATGGGCCAGAACATTCACGTTCATCATGTTGAGCACGGGCGTAAGGTGCTTGGCTACCGTCGCTGGCGTGAAGGTGGCTCTGGGGATGATGTCATCGTTATACTAAACCTCGGCCATCAGCCTGCGGATGATATTCGCATCGGCGTCCCCTCCTCCGGCCTTTGGCGCATCCGCTTCCATAGTGATGCCCAGGTCTATGGAGGAGACCTCGCGGGTCATCCCTGCGTGGATGCCATGGCCACCGAAGGCGATTGGGAAGGACACCCCTTCAGCATCACCCTTGCCCTTGGCAGCTATGCAGCCGCCGTCCTTTCTCAGGACCCGGGCGAAAAGGCAGCCTAA
- a CDS encoding GlsB/YeaQ/YmgE family stress response membrane protein, translating into MGILSWIILGLLAGGIAKFLMPGKDPGGCFITILLGIVGAAVGGWIGTQLGFGSVQQFDLRGLGIAILGSLILLLIYRMVAGRK; encoded by the coding sequence ATGGGCATTCTTTCCTGGATCATTCTCGGCCTCCTCGCTGGTGGCATCGCTAAATTTCTCATGCCAGGCAAGGACCCTGGTGGCTGTTTCATCACCATCCTTCTGGGCATCGTCGGTGCTGCCGTCGGTGGTTGGATCGGCACCCAGCTTGGTTTCGGTTCCGTGCAGCAGTTTGACCTGCGTGGCCTCGGCATCGCCATTCTCGGTTCGCTCATTCTCCTGCTGATTTACCGGATGGTCGCAGGCCGCAAATAG
- a CDS encoding M56 family metallopeptidase, with amino-acid sequence MNASTLDTALHWLLRTSLEASVLILAVLGLRVLLGARLGASWRIGLWVLVGVKLLLPACIPAGFGLGGWASSSVLQPAPVALISPATASPLAAAPTPSPAPPSLTATLPSTSRSLSPLHLIAILWFSGTLAVLGFALFRHHQFGKKLATCPRAQDPRLLALLECLRHLARVRQPVTILLLPPGTTPAITGIRSPRLLLPQDWHSRFDDASLRHVLLHELFHVRHRDLLWNWATLAVQALHWFNPLVWTIGSRFQADRELRCDAAVLAILSPGERLSYGHTLLRIQETFFAPPAMAGLAPCVRNHPTLLQRITMIAQPNRNRPWLQALFTLAFGVMTCYAFTTATAADEKEIPAKDRSREGQRSTEPGEKSTNEAPRTSREGDGKMTEGPRDGDRPKTGERDGDKPRTGEGDGDRPKTGARDGAKKPGTGDREGGPKTGPRDGERPKSGERDGKSTSLKSSTSGEAISVHLTNKGETVIIQGEEMPLNRLRGYLHHSMAGNNDTLFQITAESNVPYKGVTSALDALRDNGKRNVKFAKE; translated from the coding sequence ATGAATGCTTCCACTCTGGATACTGCCCTGCACTGGCTCCTGCGTACATCTCTGGAGGCCAGCGTCCTCATCCTCGCCGTCCTCGGTTTGCGCGTTCTTCTTGGCGCACGCCTTGGTGCTTCTTGGCGCATCGGTTTATGGGTGCTTGTCGGGGTAAAGCTGCTGCTCCCCGCCTGCATCCCCGCAGGCTTTGGCCTCGGCGGCTGGGCCAGCAGCTCCGTGCTTCAGCCCGCTCCCGTGGCCCTCATTTCACCTGCCACAGCCAGCCCTCTCGCCGCCGCCCCGACCCCTTCCCCAGCTCCCCCCTCGCTCACCGCCACCCTTCCTTCCACATCCCGCAGCCTCAGTCCGCTGCATCTCATCGCCATCCTCTGGTTCTCGGGCACCCTGGCCGTCCTCGGCTTCGCCCTGTTCCGCCATCACCAGTTTGGAAAAAAGCTCGCCACCTGCCCCCGCGCTCAGGATCCCCGGCTCCTCGCCCTGCTGGAGTGCCTTCGTCACCTGGCCCGGGTCCGTCAGCCCGTCACCATCCTCCTCCTTCCTCCCGGCACCACCCCTGCCATCACCGGCATCCGCTCCCCCCGCCTGCTCCTGCCTCAGGACTGGCACTCCCGGTTCGATGACGCCAGCCTCCGCCACGTCCTCCTGCATGAGCTCTTTCACGTCCGTCATCGGGACCTCCTGTGGAATTGGGCCACCCTCGCCGTCCAGGCACTCCACTGGTTCAATCCCCTCGTCTGGACCATCGGTTCCCGCTTCCAGGCAGACCGCGAGCTGCGGTGCGATGCCGCCGTCCTCGCCATCCTCTCCCCTGGCGAAAGATTGTCCTACGGCCACACCCTCCTCCGCATCCAGGAGACCTTTTTTGCACCCCCGGCCATGGCAGGACTGGCCCCGTGCGTGCGCAACCATCCCACCCTGCTGCAACGCATCACCATGATCGCCCAACCCAACCGCAACCGCCCCTGGCTCCAGGCCCTCTTCACCCTCGCCTTTGGTGTGATGACCTGTTACGCCTTCACCACCGCCACCGCAGCAGATGAAAAAGAAATCCCCGCCAAGGATCGCAGCCGCGAAGGCCAGCGCAGCACTGAGCCGGGTGAAAAGAGCACCAACGAAGCCCCCCGTACATCCCGTGAGGGCGATGGCAAAATGACCGAAGGCCCTCGCGACGGCGACCGCCCTAAAACGGGTGAACGCGATGGCGACAAACCCCGCACCGGTGAAGGTGACGGCGACCGCCCCAAAACCGGTGCGCGTGACGGTGCGAAAAAGCCTGGCACCGGCGACCGTGAAGGCGGCCCCAAAACGGGTCCTCGTGATGGTGAACGTCCAAAGTCGGGCGAGCGCGATGGTAAAAGCACCAGCCTCAAAAGCAGCACCAGTGGCGAAGCCATCTCAGTGCATCTGACCAACAAAGGGGAAACCGTCATCATCCAGGGAGAGGAAATGCCACTCAACCGCCTCCGGGGTTACCTGCATCACTCCATGGCTGGCAATAACGACACTCTCTTTCAGATCACCGCTGAATCCAATGTCCCCTATAAAGGCGTCACGTCTGCCTTGGATGCCCTGCGGGACAACGGCAAAAGGAACGTGAAATTCGCCAAAGAATAG
- a CDS encoding BlaI/MecI/CopY family transcriptional regulator, whose product MPPNPQPPSSPKISDAEWTVMKVLWERGSSTVAEVVKDLEGRLHWKPRTVQTLVRRLAEKGALAVETVGREFRYYPAVAQDECQLEESRSFLDRVFDGRLAPFVAGLMEREEVSKDDLEALRQVLRDAEKNLKK is encoded by the coding sequence ATGCCCCCTAACCCCCAGCCCCCCTCCTCTCCCAAAATCTCTGACGCCGAATGGACCGTCATGAAGGTCCTCTGGGAGCGTGGATCCAGCACCGTGGCTGAGGTTGTGAAAGACCTCGAAGGTCGCCTCCACTGGAAGCCCCGCACCGTCCAGACCCTCGTCCGCCGCCTTGCTGAAAAAGGTGCCCTCGCTGTGGAAACCGTGGGCCGTGAGTTTCGTTATTACCCTGCCGTCGCCCAGGATGAATGCCAGCTTGAAGAAAGCCGCAGCTTCCTGGATCGCGTCTTCGATGGCCGCCTCGCCCCCTTCGTCGCCGGATTGATGGAGCGGGAGGAAGTGTCCAAAGACGACCTCGAAGCCCTGCGGCAGGTCCTCCGCGATGCCGAAAAGAACCTCAAAAAGTAA
- a CDS encoding ADP-ribosylglycohydrolase family protein encodes MNVESTHTARFQRALLSLDGLSVGDSLGQLLTTCARGARRVIAEGALPGPKWWHTDDTQMAMAIVEELAEMKRISQDSLAHRFAERYQVDPGRGYGKGARMQLEQILAGDSWQQTSVAAFNGRGSKGNGGAMRVAPLGAYFADDVDLLITESRASALITHSHPEGVAGTVAVALAAGAICKAQGQPMSEAREKLWETVLKLTPEGETLDGIRKASVVPLEMEPEYAARLLGSGYLVTAPDTVPFALWCAARHLDDYQEAMINTLEGDGDCDTNCAIVGGIVALFVGRNGIPENWLKAREPLDLNL; translated from the coding sequence ATGAATGTAGAATCCACTCATACCGCTCGATTTCAGCGAGCCCTGCTATCGCTTGACGGCCTCTCCGTCGGAGATTCGTTGGGGCAGCTGCTAACAACCTGTGCACGGGGTGCCAGACGCGTTATTGCGGAAGGAGCTCTGCCGGGGCCAAAATGGTGGCATACGGATGATACGCAGATGGCCATGGCTATAGTGGAGGAGCTGGCTGAGATGAAACGCATTTCGCAGGATTCACTCGCCCATCGTTTTGCAGAACGTTATCAGGTCGATCCAGGTCGTGGTTATGGCAAAGGAGCACGGATGCAGCTTGAGCAAATCCTTGCCGGGGATTCTTGGCAACAGACATCTGTCGCAGCCTTCAATGGCCGTGGTTCCAAAGGTAATGGGGGTGCGATGAGAGTGGCTCCTTTGGGAGCTTACTTTGCAGATGATGTGGATCTCCTGATCACAGAAAGCCGGGCATCGGCTCTGATCACTCACTCACACCCTGAGGGGGTGGCGGGCACTGTGGCCGTGGCGCTCGCCGCCGGAGCTATCTGTAAGGCACAAGGTCAGCCAATGTCTGAAGCCCGCGAGAAGCTGTGGGAAACGGTGCTGAAGCTGACTCCAGAAGGAGAAACCCTTGATGGTATCCGAAAGGCATCGGTCGTTCCTCTGGAAATGGAACCTGAATATGCGGCACGGCTTCTTGGCTCGGGTTATCTGGTCACGGCTCCTGACACGGTCCCGTTCGCTCTCTGGTGCGCGGCAAGGCATCTCGATGACTATCAGGAAGCGATGATCAATACTCTCGAAGGAGACGGAGATTGTGATACCAATTGCGCCATTGTCGGAGGCATTGTGGCCCTTTTTGTTGGGCGAAATGGCATACCGGAGAATTGGCTCAAGGCCCGTGAACCTCTGGATCTAAACTTGTGA
- a CDS encoding NUDIX hydrolase yields the protein MKHVYEYPRAALTVDCVVFGFDETELKVLLIERGLQPFKGQWALPGGFVRVDETLDDAARRELVEETGLAKIFLEQLYTFSRVDRDPRERVISVAYYALTKPADHRTHATTDAADAQWFPVSQVPALAFDHADILAVALQRLRGKLRYEPIGFELLPPKFTLSHLQHLYETVLGTPLDKRNFRKKVLSYGLLLPLNETHREGAHRPAQLFRFDPVRYEKLKKKGFHFEL from the coding sequence ATGAAGCATGTTTATGAATACCCGCGCGCTGCGTTGACAGTGGACTGTGTGGTGTTTGGCTTTGATGAAACGGAGCTGAAGGTGCTGCTGATTGAACGTGGACTACAGCCCTTCAAAGGCCAGTGGGCGCTGCCGGGCGGCTTTGTGCGTGTGGATGAAACCCTGGACGATGCTGCACGGCGTGAGCTGGTGGAAGAGACGGGCCTGGCCAAGATTTTTCTCGAGCAGCTTTATACCTTCAGCCGGGTGGACCGCGATCCGCGTGAGCGGGTGATCAGCGTGGCCTACTATGCGCTCACCAAACCCGCCGATCACCGCACCCATGCCACCACCGATGCAGCGGATGCGCAGTGGTTTCCAGTGAGCCAGGTGCCAGCGCTGGCCTTTGATCATGCGGATATTTTGGCAGTGGCCCTGCAACGCCTGCGCGGCAAGCTGCGCTATGAGCCCATCGGCTTTGAGTTGCTGCCGCCCAAGTTTACGCTGAGCCACCTTCAGCACCTATATGAGACCGTTTTGGGCACGCCTTTAGACAAACGGAACTTCCGCAAAAAGGTACTCAGCTACGGCCTGCTCCTCCCCCTGAATGAAACCCACCGCGAAGGCGCCCACCGCCCCGCCCAACTCTTCCGCTTTGATCCCGTGCGGTATGAGAAACTGAAGAAGAAGGGATTCCACTTTGAATTATGA
- a CDS encoding protein-tyrosine phosphatase family protein → MKPPRPPNLPFARSYWVVPGKLLAGFLPGDRDPFVAKAKLESLLNCGISHITNLMEEDESDPLNRRKFTDYTPEWFDLGAIRGEPVTWDRSPIRDLGIPRIADMTATLDLLDEVLAEDRAAYVHCWGGKGRTATVIGCWLARHGETDPLSKLQQLTAHARIHFPVIPETAQQRAFVQNWKVNQ, encoded by the coding sequence ATGAAACCTCCACGTCCTCCCAATCTTCCTTTTGCCCGCAGTTATTGGGTTGTCCCAGGCAAGCTGCTCGCCGGTTTTCTGCCTGGAGATCGAGATCCCTTTGTCGCTAAGGCGAAGCTAGAATCGCTGCTCAATTGTGGCATCTCGCACATCACCAATCTCATGGAAGAGGACGAGTCGGATCCCCTGAACCGGCGGAAGTTCACGGATTACACCCCCGAATGGTTTGATCTGGGCGCTATCCGTGGCGAGCCGGTGACGTGGGATCGAAGCCCTATTCGTGATCTGGGCATTCCGCGAATCGCCGACATGACTGCTACGCTGGATCTCCTGGATGAAGTGCTGGCGGAGGACCGAGCTGCCTATGTGCACTGCTGGGGCGGCAAGGGTCGCACGGCCACGGTTATTGGCTGCTGGCTGGCCCGGCATGGCGAGACCGATCCTCTGAGCAAACTGCAGCAGCTCACTGCCCATGCGCGCATTCATTTTCCGGTCATTCCTGAAACGGCGCAGCAACGCGCCTTTGTGCAGAACTGGAAGGTGAACCAATGA
- a CDS encoding sensor histidine kinase, with translation MQQRRTNLLLILLVVTPLALLTWLGTYLIRDAARSTDSAMQAVLAERLAVADHQLADDLRRFTDQLDLLDAPANSDPKSTAMALGTHPWTMETWIASQNGVAEIVTEKGDQSQDVGADAATRARMLQHILSLPLPRSAEAMEPFALVIEASSQQDPDRSRQAIWQTFARTEGYHQKGLVKPGPMPAFSSGWHVTDGDFIYWRQLSPGTIICARLDSRALRHALFSRLPPPGLQAYPGRLTLTTRSGIPLHTAGRSLPGSLTRPAAVKQCSAPLTQWFLSYSPAAIEFPKPYLFPILLGVGSGCLLVLALAWTFFRENARELRLAQQRVSFVNQISHELKTPLTNIQLYTEMAAHRIESTNDIICQRHLRVVETETARLNRLIQNVLNYARQQRDKLSVQPRPIILDEVVSRAVGNWRTLLENKGFKVHLSLNGPPTMKADADAIEQILSNLLSNVDKYAAHGKWVSIHTESTGSSARIIVEDRGPGIPSGKRRMVFEPFERLRSDLNEGVSGTGIGLTISRELADLHGGSLEVCSLYKDGARFILTLPVQPL, from the coding sequence ATGCAGCAGCGCCGAACCAATCTCTTGCTCATCCTTCTGGTCGTCACGCCGCTGGCGTTGCTCACCTGGTTGGGTACTTACCTGATTCGCGATGCCGCACGCAGCACAGATTCTGCCATGCAGGCCGTGCTGGCGGAACGCCTCGCCGTTGCAGACCACCAGCTTGCCGATGACCTGCGCCGTTTCACGGACCAGTTAGACCTCCTGGATGCCCCCGCTAATTCGGATCCTAAATCCACCGCCATGGCCCTCGGCACACATCCCTGGACCATGGAGACCTGGATCGCCTCACAGAATGGCGTGGCGGAGATCGTCACCGAAAAAGGTGATCAGTCTCAGGATGTCGGTGCGGATGCCGCCACCCGCGCCCGCATGCTCCAGCACATTCTCAGCCTCCCCCTGCCCCGCTCCGCAGAGGCGATGGAGCCTTTCGCATTGGTCATCGAAGCCAGCTCCCAGCAGGATCCAGACCGCAGCCGTCAGGCCATCTGGCAGACCTTCGCGCGCACGGAGGGTTATCATCAAAAAGGACTCGTCAAGCCCGGCCCCATGCCTGCATTCAGCTCCGGCTGGCACGTCACCGATGGCGATTTCATTTATTGGCGCCAGCTCTCTCCGGGCACCATCATCTGTGCGCGGCTGGATAGCCGGGCTCTCCGCCATGCCCTTTTCAGCCGGTTGCCACCCCCTGGGTTGCAGGCATACCCCGGCCGCCTCACCCTCACCACCCGCAGCGGCATCCCCCTCCACACCGCCGGGCGCAGCCTGCCCGGCTCTCTCACACGTCCCGCAGCTGTGAAGCAATGCTCCGCACCCCTCACCCAGTGGTTCTTGAGCTATTCCCCCGCCGCTATCGAATTCCCCAAACCCTACCTGTTTCCCATTTTGTTAGGCGTCGGCTCCGGCTGCCTCCTCGTCCTCGCTCTCGCGTGGACCTTTTTTCGCGAAAATGCCCGCGAGCTCCGCCTCGCCCAGCAGCGCGTCAGTTTTGTCAATCAGATCTCCCATGAGCTGAAGACCCCCCTCACCAATATCCAGCTCTATACAGAGATGGCCGCTCACCGCATCGAGAGCACCAATGATATCATCTGCCAGCGCCACCTCCGCGTTGTCGAGACAGAGACCGCCCGCCTCAACCGCCTTATTCAAAACGTCCTCAACTACGCACGCCAGCAGCGGGATAAGCTCAGTGTCCAGCCCCGCCCTATCATATTGGATGAAGTCGTCAGCCGGGCTGTGGGAAACTGGCGCACCCTCTTGGAAAACAAAGGCTTCAAAGTTCACCTCTCCCTCAATGGCCCCCCCACCATGAAGGCCGATGCCGATGCCATCGAGCAGATCCTCAGCAACCTCCTTTCCAATGTGGACAAATACGCCGCTCATGGGAAATGGGTCTCCATCCACACCGAAAGCACCGGCAGCAGCGCCCGCATTATTGTCGAGGACCGCGGCCCCGGCATTCCCTCCGGAAAACGCCGCATGGTCTTTGAGCCTTTCGAGCGTCTCCGCTCAGATTTAAACGAAGGCGTCAGCGGCACCGGCATCGGCCTCACCATCTCCCGGGAGCTGGCAGATCTTCACGGAGGGTCATTGGAAGTTTGCAGCCTATACAAAGATGGGGCTAGATTCATCCTCACCCTGCCCGTTCAACCCTTATGA